The following coding sequences are from one Azospirillum sp. TSH100 window:
- the glmS gene encoding glutamine--fructose-6-phosphate transaminase (isomerizing): MCGIIGINGIHDASPRLVEGLRRLEYRGYDSAGVATLVNGHIERRRAEGKLSNLDLKLRDQPLSGTVGIGHTRWATHGGPTENNAHPHATKRVAVVHNGIIENYQELKDELTGHGYVFESATDTEVIVHLVTYYLDQHGMTPVQASAAAFKRFTGAFALVLIFAGEHELMIGARHGTPLAIGYGEGEMYLASDAFALAPLTNRICYLEDGDWCEVSRTAAIVHDASDAVVERPVKTTAVSGALIGKDGYRHYMLKEIYEQPQVIGDTLNAYINPETGTFTLPDFPFDLAGASKLTIVACGTAYYAGFVAKYWFETLARIPVEVDIASEFRYREAPLPPGGIALFISQSGETLDTLEALRYCKRQGQKILSIVNAPESTIARESDAVLYTMAGPEIGVASTKAFTTQLTTLACLAVTVGRARGAIDQERMQQIAHALREVPARAADVLAHDGRLKELAQEVSEARDVLYLGRGAMYPLALEGALKLKEISYIHAEGYAAGELKHGPIALIDDNVPVIVLVPSDALFEKVVSNVQEVCARSGKVLLLADRKGIDKLKDKVRWSVELPACDPLVAPLLYAIPVQLLAYHTAVLKGTDVDQPRNLAKSVTVE, from the coding sequence ATGTGCGGCATCATCGGCATCAACGGCATTCACGACGCGTCCCCCCGGCTGGTGGAAGGCCTGCGCCGGCTCGAATACCGCGGCTATGACAGCGCCGGGGTCGCCACCCTGGTGAACGGCCACATCGAACGCCGCCGCGCCGAGGGCAAGCTGAGCAACCTGGACCTGAAACTGCGCGACCAGCCGCTGTCGGGCACTGTGGGCATCGGCCACACCCGCTGGGCCACCCATGGCGGCCCGACCGAGAACAACGCCCACCCGCACGCCACCAAGCGCGTCGCCGTCGTCCACAACGGCATCATCGAGAATTACCAGGAGCTGAAGGACGAGCTGACCGGCCACGGCTATGTCTTTGAAAGCGCCACCGACACCGAGGTGATCGTCCACCTCGTCACCTATTACCTGGACCAGCACGGCATGACGCCGGTCCAGGCGTCGGCCGCCGCCTTCAAGCGCTTCACCGGCGCCTTCGCCCTGGTGCTGATCTTCGCCGGCGAGCATGAACTGATGATCGGCGCCCGCCATGGCACGCCGCTGGCCATCGGCTATGGCGAGGGAGAGATGTATCTGGCTTCCGACGCCTTCGCATTGGCGCCGCTGACCAACCGCATCTGCTATCTGGAGGATGGCGACTGGTGCGAGGTCAGCCGCACCGCCGCCATTGTCCACGACGCATCGGATGCGGTGGTTGAGCGCCCGGTGAAGACCACCGCCGTCTCCGGCGCCCTGATCGGCAAGGACGGCTACCGCCACTATATGCTCAAGGAAATCTACGAGCAGCCGCAGGTCATCGGCGACACGCTGAACGCCTACATCAACCCGGAAACCGGCACCTTCACCCTGCCGGACTTCCCCTTCGATCTGGCCGGCGCGTCCAAGCTGACCATTGTCGCCTGCGGCACGGCCTATTACGCCGGCTTCGTCGCCAAATACTGGTTCGAGACGCTGGCCCGCATCCCGGTCGAGGTCGACATCGCCTCGGAGTTCCGCTACCGCGAGGCGCCGCTGCCGCCGGGCGGCATCGCGCTGTTCATCTCGCAGTCGGGCGAGACGCTGGATACGCTGGAGGCCCTGCGCTACTGCAAGCGTCAGGGCCAGAAGATCCTGTCCATCGTGAACGCGCCGGAAAGCACCATTGCGCGCGAATCCGACGCGGTGCTCTACACCATGGCGGGTCCGGAGATCGGCGTCGCCTCGACCAAGGCCTTCACCACCCAGCTGACCACGCTGGCCTGCCTTGCCGTCACCGTCGGCCGCGCCCGCGGCGCCATCGACCAGGAACGGATGCAGCAGATCGCCCACGCGCTCCGCGAGGTTCCCGCCCGCGCCGCCGACGTGCTGGCTCATGACGGGCGGCTGAAGGAACTGGCGCAGGAGGTGTCGGAGGCGCGCGATGTGCTGTATCTCGGCCGCGGCGCCATGTACCCGTTGGCGCTGGAAGGGGCGCTGAAGCTGAAGGAGATCAGCTACATCCACGCCGAAGGCTATGCCGCCGGTGAGTTGAAGCATGGTCCGATCGCGCTGATCGACGACAATGTACCGGTGATCGTGCTGGTGCCGTCCGACGCCCTGTTCGAGAAGGTGGTGTCGAACGTGCAGGAGGTCTGCGCGCGGTCCGGCAAGGTTCTGCTGCTGGCCGACAGGAAGGGCATCGACAAGCTGAAGGACAAGGTCCGCTGGTCGGTCGAACTTCCGGCCTGCGACCCGTTGGTGGCGCCGCTGCTCTACGCCATTCCGGTGCAGCTCCTGGCCTATCACACGGCGGTGCTGAAGGGCACCGACGTGGATCAGCCCCGGAATTTGGCAAAGAGCGTGACGGTGGAGTAA
- a CDS encoding tyrosine-type recombinase/integrase, with protein sequence MGAIVEEYRRSPEYSKLAPSTKKDYLGVLGKFEEVLHVPISDVRRRHILGMRDSYADRPGLANSIISIWSILLKFAVDREYVLANPAAGVERLQLGEWERWPDRAVDFALTHFKEPMRRAVVLALYTGQRSSDLIKMRWDDYDGSAIQVTQKKTGTRLWVPCHADLKAELTEWKRNATSVTILVNPASEQPWNRIGFSNAVRLAIKAHPELKGYVFHGLRKASASLLAEAGCSALEIAAITGHMSLKNLEIYTRQADQRQRANAAIAKLENYRRKT encoded by the coding sequence GTGGGCGCCATCGTCGAGGAATACCGGCGGTCGCCCGAATACTCCAAGCTCGCCCCCTCAACGAAGAAGGACTATCTGGGCGTCCTCGGCAAGTTCGAGGAGGTGCTGCATGTGCCGATCAGCGATGTCCGGCGGCGCCACATCCTCGGCATGCGCGACAGCTACGCGGACAGGCCGGGGCTGGCGAACAGCATCATCAGCATCTGGTCGATCCTGCTGAAGTTCGCCGTCGACCGGGAATATGTGCTGGCGAACCCGGCCGCCGGCGTCGAACGCCTCCAGCTCGGCGAATGGGAGCGGTGGCCGGACCGGGCGGTCGATTTCGCCCTCACCCACTTCAAGGAGCCTATGCGCCGGGCCGTGGTGCTGGCGCTCTACACCGGCCAGAGGTCATCCGACCTCATCAAGATGCGGTGGGATGACTATGACGGCTCTGCGATCCAGGTTACTCAGAAAAAGACCGGTACCCGGCTGTGGGTACCGTGCCACGCGGACCTAAAGGCCGAGTTGACGGAGTGGAAGAGAAACGCTACCTCCGTGACAATACTGGTAAACCCCGCTTCCGAACAGCCCTGGAACAGAATAGGATTTTCCAACGCCGTCCGTTTGGCAATCAAAGCTCATCCGGAGCTGAAGGGTTACGTTTTCCATGGCTTGCGGAAGGCCTCCGCCTCGCTACTGGCGGAGGCCGGCTGTTCGGCTCTGGAGATCGCGGCCATCACAGGGCACATGTCACTGAAAAATCTCGAGATTTACACACGTCAGGCGGATCAGCGACAAAGGGCGAACGCAGCCATCGCGAAGCTGGAAAATTACCGACGGAAAACGTAG
- a CDS encoding ABC transporter permease: MTDLLRRLMRTPQGAIGLILLAVLAAACLFGPWLAPHDPEKMDFLGRFRPLGAQNWFGADQFGRDVLSRLLVGARSTLPMALAATLLGTVAGAVVGTASAYLGGRWDEAIMRTIDAVMAVPGLLLALLLVSTLGNGAGNAMIAIAVTFAPGMARVTRAVALTVRGQDYVKSATVRGESASWIIFREMLPNVMAPVVIEATIRVSFAVMLFATLSFLGLGAQPPASEWGLMVAEARQYVHQAPWILIAPSLAIAMTAIAFNLLGDGLRDAMNPRDER, encoded by the coding sequence ATGACTGACCTGCTGCGCCGGTTGATGCGCACGCCGCAAGGCGCCATCGGCCTGATCCTGCTGGCGGTGCTGGCCGCCGCCTGCCTGTTCGGCCCCTGGCTGGCGCCCCACGACCCGGAGAAGATGGACTTCCTCGGCCGCTTCCGCCCGCTCGGCGCGCAGAACTGGTTCGGCGCCGACCAGTTCGGCCGCGACGTGCTGAGCCGCCTGCTGGTCGGCGCCCGCTCCACCCTGCCGATGGCGCTGGCAGCCACCCTGCTCGGCACCGTCGCCGGCGCGGTGGTCGGCACCGCGTCGGCCTATCTCGGCGGGCGCTGGGACGAGGCGATCATGCGCACCATCGACGCGGTGATGGCGGTGCCCGGCCTGCTGCTCGCCCTGCTGCTGGTCAGCACGCTGGGCAACGGCGCCGGCAACGCGATGATCGCCATCGCCGTCACCTTCGCCCCCGGCATGGCGCGCGTCACCCGCGCGGTGGCGCTGACCGTGCGCGGCCAGGACTATGTCAAGTCGGCCACCGTGCGCGGCGAGAGCGCGTCCTGGATCATCTTCCGCGAGATGCTGCCCAACGTCATGGCCCCGGTGGTGATCGAGGCGACGATCCGCGTCTCCTTCGCGGTGATGCTGTTCGCCACCCTCAGCTTCCTCGGCCTCGGCGCCCAGCCGCCGGCCTCCGAATGGGGCCTGATGGTGGCGGAGGCGCGCCAGTACGTCCATCAGGCGCCCTGGATCCTCATCGCGCCGTCGCTGGCCATCGCGATGACCGCCATCGCCTTCAACCTGCTCGGCGACGGGCTGCGCGACGCCATGAACCCGCGGGACGAACGATGA
- the glmU gene encoding bifunctional UDP-N-acetylglucosamine diphosphorylase/glucosamine-1-phosphate N-acetyltransferase GlmU, translating into MAHRPLACVILAAGKGTRMKSDLPKVLHRVAGRPMVGHVLAAVKALDPDHVVVVVGPGMDSVAAAVAPYPTAVQHEQRGTADAVRAAFGLLEGFTGDVIVLYGDTPLVTPDTLRALVQARRQASDPAVVVLGMRPDDPGAYGRLILNARGGLEKIVEYLDASEQERAVGLCNAGLMAFDGARMFDLIGNVGNDNAKSEYYLTDVVQIARRAGMACAVVEAAPAEVVGVNSRAELAEVEKLLQRRLRKAAMDNGATLIDPDSIFLSVDTRLGRDVVVGPGCFFGAGVTVGDRVEIKPYCHLEGVRIDSGAVIGPYARLRPGAEIGPDAHIGNFVEVKNAVIEAGAKANHLTYIGDARVGAKANIGAGTITCNYDGFGKFRTEIGAGAFIGSNSALVAPVVIGDGAIVGAGSVVTMAVEADALVVARGSQKAYAGWAKRFRERKQNEKAKKA; encoded by the coding sequence ATGGCCCATCGTCCGCTCGCCTGCGTGATCCTCGCCGCCGGCAAGGGCACGCGCATGAAATCCGATCTGCCCAAGGTGCTGCACCGGGTGGCCGGCCGGCCGATGGTCGGGCATGTGCTGGCCGCGGTGAAGGCGCTCGACCCCGACCATGTCGTCGTCGTCGTCGGTCCCGGTATGGACAGCGTGGCCGCCGCCGTCGCCCCCTACCCCACCGCCGTCCAGCATGAGCAGCGCGGCACCGCCGATGCCGTGCGCGCCGCCTTCGGCCTGCTGGAAGGTTTCACCGGCGACGTCATCGTGCTCTACGGCGACACGCCGCTGGTCACGCCGGACACGCTGCGCGCCCTGGTGCAGGCACGCCGGCAGGCGAGCGACCCGGCGGTGGTGGTGCTGGGCATGCGTCCCGACGATCCCGGCGCCTATGGCCGCCTGATCCTGAACGCCCGCGGCGGGCTGGAGAAGATCGTCGAGTATCTCGACGCCAGCGAGCAGGAACGCGCGGTCGGGCTGTGCAACGCCGGCCTGATGGCGTTCGACGGCGCCCGCATGTTCGACCTGATCGGCAACGTCGGCAACGACAATGCCAAGTCCGAATATTACCTGACCGACGTGGTCCAGATCGCGCGCCGCGCCGGCATGGCCTGCGCCGTGGTCGAGGCCGCCCCGGCCGAGGTGGTCGGCGTCAACTCCCGCGCCGAACTGGCCGAGGTGGAAAAGCTGCTGCAGCGCCGCCTGCGCAAGGCGGCGATGGACAATGGCGCCACCCTGATCGACCCCGACAGCATTTTCCTCAGCGTCGACACCCGGCTCGGCCGCGACGTGGTGGTGGGGCCGGGCTGCTTCTTCGGCGCCGGGGTGACGGTCGGCGACCGGGTGGAGATCAAGCCCTACTGCCATCTGGAAGGCGTGCGTATCGACAGCGGCGCCGTCATCGGCCCCTATGCCCGGCTGCGGCCCGGGGCGGAGATCGGCCCGGATGCCCACATCGGCAACTTCGTCGAGGTGAAGAACGCGGTGATCGAGGCCGGGGCCAAGGCCAACCATTTGACCTACATCGGCGACGCCCGCGTCGGCGCCAAGGCCAACATCGGCGCCGGCACCATCACCTGCAATTACGACGGCTTCGGGAAGTTCCGGACGGAGATCGGCGCCGGGGCCTTCATCGGCTCGAACAGCGCACTGGTCGCCCCGGTGGTCATCGGCGACGGCGCCATCGTCGGCGCCGGCAGCGTGGTGACGATGGCGGTGGAGGCCGACGCGCTGGTGGTCGCCCGCGGCAGCCAGAAGGCTTACGCCGGCTGGGCGAAGCGTTTCCGCGAACGGAAGCAAAACGAGAAAGCGAAAAAGGCGTAA
- a CDS encoding HigA family addiction module antitoxin, whose protein sequence is MRIKTHPGEVLREEFLVPLDLSAHALALALRVPATRIGEIVNERRGITADTALRLARYFGTTPEFWLNLQMAHDLSVTAADHGEEIQRSIAPRAA, encoded by the coding sequence ATGCGGATCAAGACCCACCCCGGCGAGGTTCTGCGCGAAGAGTTCCTCGTCCCGCTCGATCTCTCGGCCCATGCTCTGGCCCTGGCTCTGCGCGTGCCGGCGACCCGCATCGGGGAAATCGTCAACGAACGGCGCGGCATCACCGCTGACACCGCCTTGCGGCTGGCGCGCTATTTCGGCACCACGCCGGAATTCTGGCTGAACCTTCAGATGGCGCATGACCTGTCCGTCACCGCCGCCGACCATGGCGAGGAAATCCAGCGCAGCATCGCCCCCCGCGCCGCCTGA
- a CDS encoding ABC transporter permease, which translates to MSASWLLRRLALILYTVFIVSVLVFGITQALPADAAVTLLGENATAEALNAIRERLGLGDPIWWQYLRWVGHAATGDFGLSMRTGQPVGPEMLTALGRSLLLAAAAILVMLVIAVPLGMLAAVRQGKLADMATGLISYLGVSFPEFVTATLLAMLLADTLQWLPATGYVSPLEDFGGAVRHLALPVLTASLILVAHVARMVRSETLDVLHSDYIRAARLKGLPERTVLVRHALRNALLPVVTIVALDVGYLLGGIIVIEEIFAIPGIGRQLMVAVTARDLPSIQAGALIMSATYAVANTLADVAYAILDKRIRYD; encoded by the coding sequence GTGAGCGCGTCCTGGCTCCTGCGGCGGCTGGCGCTGATCCTCTACACGGTGTTCATCGTGTCGGTGCTGGTCTTCGGCATCACCCAGGCCCTGCCGGCGGACGCCGCCGTCACCCTGCTGGGCGAGAACGCCACCGCCGAGGCGCTGAACGCGATCCGCGAGCGCCTCGGCCTCGGCGACCCGATCTGGTGGCAGTATCTGCGCTGGGTCGGGCACGCCGCGACCGGCGATTTCGGCCTGTCGATGCGCACCGGCCAGCCGGTGGGGCCGGAGATGCTGACGGCGCTCGGCCGCTCGCTTCTGCTGGCCGCCGCCGCCATCCTGGTCATGCTGGTGATCGCCGTGCCGCTGGGCATGCTGGCGGCGGTGCGCCAGGGCAAGCTGGCCGACATGGCGACCGGGCTGATCTCCTATCTCGGAGTCTCCTTCCCGGAATTCGTCACCGCGACGCTGCTCGCGATGCTGCTGGCCGACACGCTGCAATGGCTGCCCGCCACCGGCTACGTCTCGCCGCTGGAGGATTTCGGCGGGGCGGTTCGGCATCTGGCCCTGCCGGTACTGACCGCCTCGCTGATCCTGGTGGCGCATGTCGCCCGCATGGTGCGGTCGGAAACGCTCGACGTGCTGCACAGCGATTACATCCGCGCCGCCCGGCTGAAGGGGTTGCCGGAGCGCACGGTGCTGGTCCGCCATGCCCTGCGCAACGCGCTGCTGCCGGTGGTCACCATCGTGGCGCTGGATGTCGGCTATCTGCTGGGCGGCATCATCGTCATCGAGGAAATCTTCGCCATTCCCGGCATCGGCCGGCAGCTGATGGTGGCGGTCACCGCCCGCGACCTGCCGTCGATCCAGGCCGGCGCCCTCATCATGTCGGCGACCTACGCCGTCGCCAACACGCTGGCCGACGTCGCCTACGCCATCCTCGACAAGAGGATCCGATATGACTGA
- a CDS encoding ABC transporter substrate-binding protein translates to MSSVTRRLFLAGTAAGLGALPAFSLTGAAPAFAQQSAARRGGVLRISVDQAASVIHPLRTRVNPEYLVAELLYSGLTRLAAGMKVEPDLAESWSPDQTLTEWTFVLRPGLTFHDGSPCTAADVVATFTAILDPKTASPGRTNVGPIKEVTAKDERTVLFRLTSPYADLPVALAYTNARIVPAKVIETDLDSLSRSAVGTGPFKLVSFEPDRKIVVERNPAYYDPARPHLDRVEVLVYPDRTAEASALISGDIDLMLGTAPGEYQRLEKASGVKALRVPSGQFLNVNMGCDQKPFSDPRVRKALALSIDREAMVGFVAGGYGTPGNDTPISPAYRFHREQPLRRADLAQAKKLLAEAGYPNGVDLTMIASDKPGTRTELAVAIREMAKPAGFRIQVQTMPHATYLDQVWKKGNFYVGFYNMQATADAVFSLLYTSDAAWNETRWNNKAFDTLVAEARAKTDEAERAALYAKAQQLMHDEVPSVIPVFFDLLAARRDYVEGYELHPRGSVFRLDFVSLGAAAPKRG, encoded by the coding sequence ATGAGTTCCGTGACCCGCCGCCTCTTCCTCGCCGGGACCGCCGCTGGCCTCGGCGCCCTGCCCGCTTTCAGCCTGACTGGTGCGGCACCGGCCTTCGCCCAGCAGAGCGCCGCGCGCCGCGGCGGCGTGCTGCGCATTTCGGTCGATCAGGCAGCCAGCGTCATCCACCCGCTGCGCACCCGCGTGAACCCGGAATATCTGGTGGCCGAGCTGCTCTATTCCGGCCTGACGCGGCTCGCCGCCGGCATGAAGGTGGAACCGGACCTCGCCGAATCCTGGTCGCCCGACCAGACGCTGACCGAATGGACCTTCGTTCTGCGGCCGGGCCTGACCTTCCATGACGGGTCGCCCTGCACCGCCGCCGACGTGGTCGCCACCTTCACCGCCATCCTCGACCCCAAGACCGCCTCGCCGGGCCGCACCAATGTCGGCCCGATCAAGGAGGTGACGGCCAAGGACGAGCGGACCGTGCTGTTCCGCCTGACTTCGCCCTATGCCGACCTGCCGGTGGCGCTGGCCTACACCAACGCCCGCATCGTCCCGGCCAAGGTGATCGAGACCGACCTCGACAGCCTGTCGCGCAGCGCGGTCGGCACCGGCCCGTTCAAGCTGGTCTCCTTCGAGCCCGACCGCAAGATCGTGGTGGAGCGCAACCCGGCCTATTACGACCCGGCGCGCCCCCATCTCGACCGGGTCGAGGTGCTGGTCTATCCCGACCGCACCGCCGAGGCCTCGGCGCTGATCTCCGGCGACATCGACCTGATGTTGGGCACCGCCCCCGGCGAATACCAGCGGCTGGAGAAGGCCTCCGGCGTCAAGGCGCTGCGGGTGCCGTCGGGCCAATTCCTGAACGTCAACATGGGCTGCGACCAGAAGCCCTTCTCCGACCCGCGCGTCCGCAAGGCGCTGGCGCTGTCCATCGACCGCGAGGCGATGGTCGGCTTCGTCGCCGGCGGCTACGGCACCCCCGGCAACGACACGCCGATCAGCCCGGCCTACCGCTTCCACCGCGAGCAGCCGCTGCGCAGGGCCGACCTCGCCCAGGCGAAGAAGCTGCTGGCCGAGGCCGGCTATCCGAATGGCGTCGACCTGACCATGATCGCGTCGGACAAGCCGGGCACCCGCACCGAACTGGCGGTCGCCATCCGCGAGATGGCGAAGCCCGCTGGCTTCCGCATCCAGGTGCAGACCATGCCGCACGCCACCTACCTGGATCAGGTGTGGAAGAAGGGCAATTTCTACGTCGGCTTCTACAACATGCAGGCGACCGCCGACGCGGTCTTCTCGCTGCTCTACACCTCCGACGCCGCCTGGAACGAGACGCGCTGGAACAACAAGGCTTTTGACACCCTGGTCGCCGAGGCGCGGGCCAAGACCGACGAGGCGGAGCGCGCCGCCCTCTACGCCAAGGCGCAGCAGCTGATGCATGACGAGGTGCCGTCGGTCATCCCGGTCTTCTTCGACCTGCTGGCGGCACGGCGCGATTATGTCGAGGGCTACGAGCTGCACCCGCGCGGCTCGGTGTTCCGCCTCGACTTCGTCTCGCTCGGGGCGGCGGCGCCCAAGCGGGGTTGA
- a CDS encoding M20 family metallopeptidase: protein MDNRYGSGQPTGDDSLDAAMAWIARSAEPAVADLARMIAVDTSFPPGAGYDAFADLMDELIAPLGFRSSRVVVPDALWRVPGGPASGRRTNLIGERETGKPVLGLYFHVDTVPAAPGWDKDPLRLTREGDRLYGLGAADMKGTIAAVLLALRAAAACRLPLAYDPMLLFCTDEEGGLYPGVRYLAEQGLLKGHVLNFNGSAAPRIWAGCFGLFNLQIRLHGHTVHAGEGNKSGSGVNAIEAALPLLQALTDLKPVVAQRTSALPPPPTASGPLAARLDIAAAHGGICGGQIPSLFEILVCRRYAPEENYEEARAEIETAVAHAMAGSPDIAVDIRLVGHLAPTGDPTGAHWPRWQAALSAGFGYRPDEFRAWGAASCSDFGWVQRTGMQEVLLTGLGRPESNVHSPDEHTTVADIVALAQSVLAYLAAGFAPDLIPEKTDQNTEPNAVPTPGRGPQKESDR, encoded by the coding sequence ATGGACAATCGGTACGGAAGCGGCCAGCCCACCGGCGACGACTCCCTCGATGCGGCGATGGCCTGGATCGCGCGGTCGGCGGAACCCGCCGTGGCCGATCTCGCCCGTATGATCGCTGTCGACACGTCCTTTCCTCCCGGTGCCGGCTATGACGCCTTCGCCGACCTGATGGATGAGCTGATCGCCCCGCTGGGCTTCCGCTCCAGCCGGGTCGTTGTCCCCGACGCCCTGTGGCGGGTGCCCGGCGGGCCGGCGTCCGGCCGGCGCACCAATCTCATCGGCGAACGGGAAACGGGCAAGCCGGTTCTCGGGCTCTATTTCCATGTCGACACCGTGCCCGCCGCTCCAGGCTGGGACAAGGATCCGCTCCGCCTGACCCGCGAGGGCGACCGTCTCTACGGGCTGGGCGCCGCCGACATGAAGGGCACCATCGCCGCCGTGCTGCTGGCTCTGCGCGCCGCCGCGGCCTGCCGCCTGCCGCTTGCCTACGACCCGATGCTGCTGTTCTGCACCGACGAGGAGGGCGGGCTTTATCCCGGCGTGCGGTATCTAGCCGAACAGGGGCTGCTGAAGGGCCATGTCCTGAACTTCAACGGCAGTGCCGCGCCGCGCATCTGGGCGGGCTGCTTCGGCCTGTTCAACCTGCAGATCCGGCTGCATGGCCACACCGTCCATGCCGGCGAGGGCAACAAATCCGGCTCCGGCGTCAACGCCATCGAGGCGGCGCTGCCGCTGCTCCAGGCCCTGACCGACCTCAAGCCGGTGGTGGCGCAACGGACCTCGGCCCTGCCGCCGCCGCCGACCGCCTCGGGCCCGCTGGCCGCCCGGCTCGACATCGCCGCCGCCCATGGCGGCATCTGCGGCGGGCAGATCCCCTCGCTGTTCGAGATCCTGGTCTGCCGCCGCTATGCGCCGGAAGAGAATTATGAGGAGGCGCGGGCGGAGATCGAAACGGCCGTCGCCCATGCGATGGCCGGGAGTCCCGACATCGCGGTGGACATCCGGCTGGTCGGCCACCTCGCCCCGACCGGCGACCCGACCGGGGCGCACTGGCCGCGCTGGCAGGCGGCGCTGTCGGCCGGCTTCGGCTACCGCCCGGACGAGTTCCGTGCCTGGGGGGCGGCGAGCTGCTCCGACTTCGGCTGGGTCCAGCGCACCGGCATGCAGGAGGTGCTGCTGACCGGGCTCGGCCGGCCCGAGAGCAACGTCCATTCCCCCGACGAACACACCACCGTCGCCGACATCGTGGCCTTGGCGCAGAGCGTGCTGGCCTATCTGGCCGCCGGCTTCGCCCCCGACCTGATCCCCGAAAAGACTGACCAGAACACCGAACCGAACGCCGTGCCGACCCCAGGCCGCGGCCCGCAGAAGGAGTCCGACCGATGA
- a CDS encoding ribbon-helix-helix domain-containing protein: protein MDRSFGDLSGKMERTLRHMAPALPKDGATPLVTYNVVIANRRISHRTSMRLDVTSWLLLDHIAELEGYANRDVLVSAVHDRFHATDLPLTAMVRLFLQTYTAPEAVLEFLGEARRPYGRGFVASPLRI from the coding sequence ATGGACCGAAGCTTCGGCGATCTGTCCGGGAAGATGGAGCGCACGCTGCGCCACATGGCGCCGGCGCTGCCGAAGGACGGGGCGACGCCACTGGTCACCTACAACGTGGTGATCGCCAACCGCCGGATTTCGCACCGGACCTCGATGCGGCTGGACGTGACGTCCTGGCTGCTGCTCGACCACATCGCCGAGCTGGAGGGCTACGCCAACCGCGACGTGCTGGTCAGCGCGGTGCATGACCGGTTCCACGCCACCGACCTGCCGCTGACGGCGATGGTGCGGCTGTTCCTGCAAACCTACACGGCGCCGGAGGCGGTGCTGGAGTTCCTGGGGGAGGCGCGGCGGCCCTACGGGCGCGGCTTCGTCGCCAGCCCGCTACGCATCTGA
- a CDS encoding GntR family transcriptional regulator codes for MTKKTANMAGDLPIPLYEHVKRRMADAILLGEWPPGMVLPGEVALAADYGVAVGTMRRALADLTADGMLMRRRKTGTVVTGRTPQHSLRFFFQYYRLHGGDGRLLSSEAVVTEVGQSPATVAEAALLGEAPGEPLIRIARLRRVEGRAVMRSHIALVARRVPDFPLEPSLVPQRLYIHLLDVHGIRISAVRERVSAGLATAEDRAHLGVPDPTPLLVIDEEAFDQTGTLTIISHHRTLTDDHRYVNEVR; via the coding sequence GTGACCAAAAAGACGGCGAACATGGCGGGTGACCTGCCGATTCCGCTCTATGAGCACGTCAAGCGTCGCATGGCGGATGCCATTCTGCTGGGCGAATGGCCGCCCGGCATGGTGCTGCCGGGCGAGGTCGCGCTGGCCGCCGATTACGGAGTTGCGGTGGGAACGATGCGCCGCGCGCTGGCCGACCTGACCGCGGACGGCATGCTGATGCGCCGGCGCAAGACCGGGACGGTGGTCACCGGGCGCACGCCGCAGCACAGCCTGCGCTTCTTCTTCCAGTATTACCGCCTGCATGGCGGCGACGGCCGGCTGCTATCGTCCGAGGCGGTGGTGACCGAGGTTGGGCAAAGCCCGGCCACTGTCGCCGAAGCCGCCCTGCTGGGCGAGGCGCCCGGGGAGCCGCTGATCCGCATCGCGCGGCTGCGCCGGGTGGAGGGGCGGGCGGTGATGCGCTCCCACATCGCGCTGGTCGCCCGACGGGTGCCCGATTTCCCCCTGGAACCATCATTGGTGCCGCAGCGGCTCTACATCCATCTGCTCGACGTTCACGGCATCCGCATTTCCGCTGTGCGCGAACGGGTCTCGGCCGGGCTCGCCACCGCCGAGGATCGCGCCCACCTCGGCGTTCCCGACCCGACGCCGCTTCTGGTCATCGACGAGGAGGCGTTCGACCAGACCGGAACCCTGACCATCATCAGTCATCACAGGACGCTGACGGACGATCACAGATATGTGAACGAAGTGCGCTGA